The Dissulfuribacter thermophilus genomic sequence AGTTCAAAAAATTCTAGTCCCTTGGCACATTCATTCACGATGGCCAAGAGGACCTTGCGCATGGATGAAGCGCTCACTGGGTTATCCACTGGATACCAAAGGTGATACCCCTTTCCGCCACTAAACTCCACAATGCAGCTTAGGCCATAGTCTGAGGACACCTGATTCAAACGCCTGAGCAGGAATCCAGCCTCTTTTTTTACTGCCCGCATCTCATCTTTTTTTACTTTTTTTCCCCTGTAGTCCTTTCTGAGATCTATGTCTATGACGCCGAGTTTCACTGTGTTGTCTTGGCGCATGAGATATATGCCATAGGTGGCCTTGCCATTTACATGGTCACTTACATCCTCGATGGTCATGGGTCTTCGTTCCGGGACATATCCTGTACGCCCCTCTTTTCTATCTACCCACTGTCTGGCAAAGACGTCCTGTCTGCCTGAAAATATTTCGAGGTAGCGCCTGAGGTCTTCATTACGCTTCCTTACCTGGAAAAAAGGCTCCAATTCATCAGGATCATTCTGTTCTTTTTCAAAAGATATATGGCTGGAATGGGATGCCTGGAGGTCCTGGCTCTCTGGCTCAATAACCTCCCCTTCAAGGGAAATCTCCTTTCCCTTTGTTTCTGCCCAGAAGTAATCCTTCACACACCTTTTGGCCTTGGCCAAAATACTAAGGGCCTCTTTTTGCTTGCCAAGCAATATTAAGGCGTCGATATGGTCCTTCCAGGCGCGTACTGACTCTGGAAAACGTTCATGCATGTAGTCAAGGAGTTCCAGGGCGTCAGCTACCTTCTCAACTTCAAAACACGCATTTACTACGAACATAAGCTCATCTTCACTAAGGCTATCCTTAGAGGAAATAAGTTCTTCCAGGATCTCTCCACACTTTTCCACATCCCTGAGGAGTGCCCTGTTTTGTCTTAACTGTGACAGGAGAAATTCCTTCTCGAGGACGGTGGCTGCTTGGGGTCTCTCTTGGCCTCTTTCCACTGGCGCAGACTCATGCCTCATGGCTTACACCATCCTTTAACAAGAAGTCATTGTGTCTCTGTCTCATCTTCTGATACGTCTTTGAAAATCCGGGTATTTTGTCTGCGTCCTGCTTCAATCCCTCCATTAGGTGGAGTGCCCGTTCGTGCTCCCCTTTATTAAACATGGCAATAGCAATGAGAAAGTCCGCCTCCTTCAGGGGATTTCCGTATGTATTCCTGTAGAATTGGGCTGCCTTTTTTGCACTCAGTATGGCTGCATCAAAATGTCCGAGACTGCATTCTATCCTCGAAAGTCTTAACAGGGTCTTGTGTCTTGAGCGATTGTCCCTCTCCAGGGCCTTATTGAGTACTGAGATTGCATCCTCCTTCTTTCCCATAAAAACCAGTGCCTCAGCCTCTCTCCAGCGCACATAAGGACGCCTCTTTTTTTCTGG encodes the following:
- a CDS encoding CRISPR-associated primase-polymerase type A1, whose amino-acid sequence is MRHESAPVERGQERPQAATVLEKEFLLSQLRQNRALLRDVEKCGEILEELISSKDSLSEDELMFVVNACFEVEKVADALELLDYMHERFPESVRAWKDHIDALILLGKQKEALSILAKAKRCVKDYFWAETKGKEISLEGEVIEPESQDLQASHSSHISFEKEQNDPDELEPFFQVRKRNEDLRRYLEIFSGRQDVFARQWVDRKEGRTGYVPERRPMTIEDVSDHVNGKATYGIYLMRQDNTVKLGVIDIDLRKDYRGKKVKKDEMRAVKKEAGFLLRRLNQVSSDYGLSCIVEFSGGKGYHLWYPVDNPVSASSMRKVLLAIVNECAKGLEFFELEVFPKQDRLTGKGLGNLVKLPLGIHRGTGKRSFFLSAGAKDQDRQFALLQSFKFNEADLIDSLSTTFDSAKVVVHPALKTVMDGFPELMELEAGCRVISRIVKEAMSGGELSERERKILIGTIGHLPKGRLCLHTILSKSSGYNRHLLDFEVSRLRWTPLGCKRIHSLYGLGEGGLDCTFSLKNGQYAHPLLHISDWDQMNKGPKSERIEDLRDAIVNLKTAIEVLERYL